In Nitrospirota bacterium, one DNA window encodes the following:
- the sppA gene encoding signal peptide peptidase SppA: MKKLCLILAGLFIFIIAVSVLVAVLSREGIPIGQKVALVYIEGPIVEAKSHVDELEKYRGDSSVKAVVIRVDSPGGAVAPSQEIFSEVQRLAASKSVVVSMGTVAASGGYYISAPATRIVANPGTLTGSIGVIMEIPNIQGLMDKVGVKTEIIKSGEFKDIASAFRSMSKKDREVLQGVINNVYEQFVQDVSLSRSIPLEDVRGLADGRIYTGSQAVQAGLVDELGGLEDAIRVAGELGGIEGRPHVVTREKEKGLLDFLSGTLSGGVARVFPHIRLQYMMSP; the protein is encoded by the coding sequence GTGAAGAAGCTCTGCCTCATTCTGGCGGGACTTTTCATCTTCATCATCGCCGTAAGCGTCCTGGTGGCCGTCCTGTCCCGGGAAGGCATCCCTATCGGACAGAAGGTGGCCCTCGTGTATATCGAGGGCCCCATCGTCGAGGCGAAAAGCCACGTGGACGAGCTGGAGAAGTATCGGGGCGACTCCTCCGTGAAGGCCGTCGTCATCAGGGTGGACAGCCCCGGCGGGGCCGTGGCCCCTTCCCAGGAGATTTTCAGCGAGGTCCAGCGCCTGGCCGCCTCCAAGAGCGTGGTGGTCTCCATGGGCACCGTGGCCGCCTCCGGCGGCTACTACATCTCGGCGCCCGCGACGCGCATCGTCGCAAACCCCGGCACACTGACGGGCTCCATTGGTGTTATAATGGAAATACCGAATATTCAAGGACTTATGGATAAAGTGGGGGTAAAGACCGAGATTATCAAGAGCGGGGAGTTCAAGGACATCGCCTCGGCGTTCCGGAGCATGAGCAAGAAGGACAGAGAAGTTCTCCAGGGCGTCATTAACAATGTCTATGAGCAGTTCGTCCAGGATGTTTCGCTCTCCAGGAGCATCCCGCTGGAGGATGTCCGAGGGCTCGCCGACGGGCGCATATACACCGGAAGCCAGGCCGTGCAGGCGGGGCTGGTGGATGAGCTCGGAGGCCTCGAGGACGCCATCAGGGTGGCGGGCGAACTGGGCGGCATCGAGGGCAGGCCCCACGTCGTGACCAGGGAAAAGGAGAAAGGGCTGTTGGACTTTTTGAGCGGGACCCTCTCGGGCGGGGTTGCCCGGGTGTTCCCCCATATAAGACTGCAATACATGATGAGTCCGTAG